From Echinimonas agarilytica, one genomic window encodes:
- the arcA gene encoding two-component system response regulator ArcA: MDTPHILIVEDETVTRTTLQHLFEAEGYSVLEATDGEEMHQQLLKNKDIHLVIMDINLPGKNGLLLARELREQKDVALMFLTGRDNEVDKILGLEIGADDYITKPFNPRELTIRARNLLTRTMTSHSHQLDEEVAEYKFNGWQLDVNSRSLNSPSGESFKLPRSEYRALEMFIQNPGKILTRGDLLRRMTGRDLRPNDRTVDVTIRRIRKHFESVPSTAEIISTIHGEGYRFTGELEVA; the protein is encoded by the coding sequence AACATTTATTTGAAGCCGAAGGCTACAGCGTGCTTGAAGCAACCGATGGCGAAGAGATGCACCAGCAGTTGCTAAAAAATAAAGACATTCACTTGGTCATTATGGACATCAACCTACCCGGTAAAAATGGTTTGTTGCTGGCTCGCGAATTGCGTGAGCAAAAAGACGTCGCCTTAATGTTCTTAACAGGACGCGACAACGAAGTGGATAAAATTCTTGGATTGGAAATTGGGGCAGATGACTACATCACTAAGCCATTCAACCCGCGCGAATTAACGATTCGAGCACGCAACTTGCTCACACGCACCATGACTAGTCATAGTCATCAATTGGATGAAGAAGTCGCAGAGTACAAATTCAACGGTTGGCAGCTCGATGTGAACAGTCGCTCACTTAATTCACCGAGTGGCGAATCCTTTAAGCTTCCACGCAGCGAATATCGCGCGCTTGAAATGTTCATTCAAAACCCTGGTAAGATCTTAACTCGCGGAGATTTACTGCGACGAATGACAGGCCGCGACTTGCGTCCAAACGACCGTACTGTAGACGTCACCATCCGTCGCATTCGCAAGCACTTTGAATCAGTGCCTTCAACGGCAGAAATTATTTCGACCATTCATGGTGAAGGATACCGCTTCACAGGTGAACTCGAGGTCGCTTAG
- the arcB gene encoding aerobic respiration two-component sensor histidine kinase ArcB → MPVLANRVFELTTRLGVVRFALLIAAFEILLSMVVTVVLRGIVVGELHWVDYLRPVLFGLIIAPWLAMFFTYLIKQLGESRAKLESAHRKQQMLNTELKRKVDELNREIEEREQAEEQKHQAIRYLQREVADRRETQLRFKNQAVQLRSLIDSSPDLIYYRNKDSVFSGCNAAYERLVNRTEAEVIGLTPKDLYAEDIAIKTMETDRYVLDRQEPINYEQWMTFSDGSKALFEFSKVPFFDARGALLGLIGFGRDVTERKQAADAIEKAARDKTTFISTISHELRTPLNGIVGLSRMLRDMELPEEPHRYINTIFLSAVTLGNIFNDIIDLDKLERRRLEVAPSGLKMPELIADIKALSSLMCNEKNLSFRYQQEGELPSVVEADGTRLRQVLWNLLGNAVKFTKDGFVGLAVNIQPIQDDCVTISFCIQDTGLGIADSELNRIFEMYFQGSEQGKSKGVGTGIGLSVSQQLVEAMGGDIQVQSTVGEGSEFKVHLSFPVLESVEQLDLDNIELPALYVLLVEDIELNVVVAKAVLEKLGFTIDVAMTGQEALTMAQQEEYDLFFLDIQLPDMTGFDIAAELAVDPQLSGIPRIALTANVVSDRQEYIDKGMTDVVSKPIDTNILIQSLSELFDVQTVYKDDDAPAEIEPALVQTEYLDDDFVQQMIETLGTELFAKSIALFEATMPEYLDDLHASMTRNDDKETGEIAHKIKGAAGSIGLQRIQGIAGKAQYSENKGWKENIEAWVDEIENCYSSDIDLIKEQLKG, encoded by the coding sequence ATGCCAGTATTGGCGAATCGAGTATTTGAGTTAACCACACGGCTAGGTGTTGTGCGTTTTGCGCTGCTCATTGCTGCATTTGAGATTTTGCTTTCAATGGTGGTGACCGTGGTGCTACGGGGCATTGTGGTGGGCGAACTCCATTGGGTGGATTATCTAAGGCCCGTTTTATTTGGTTTAATCATTGCGCCATGGCTTGCGATGTTTTTCACATACCTGATTAAGCAATTGGGTGAGTCGCGTGCAAAACTTGAAAGCGCCCACCGTAAACAGCAAATGCTTAACACCGAGCTGAAGCGAAAAGTTGATGAACTTAACCGCGAGATTGAAGAGCGCGAGCAAGCTGAAGAACAAAAGCATCAAGCCATTCGTTATCTGCAACGTGAGGTCGCGGATCGTCGCGAAACTCAGTTACGTTTTAAAAATCAAGCGGTGCAGCTGAGAAGCCTTATCGATAGCTCTCCAGACCTCATCTATTACCGTAACAAAGACAGCGTGTTTTCCGGCTGCAATGCTGCATACGAGCGTTTGGTCAACCGTACCGAAGCTGAAGTCATAGGACTGACCCCTAAAGATCTTTATGCCGAAGATATTGCGATAAAAACGATGGAAACTGACCGATACGTGTTGGACCGACAAGAACCGATCAATTATGAGCAATGGATGACATTTTCGGACGGCTCGAAAGCCTTATTTGAATTCAGCAAAGTGCCCTTCTTTGATGCTAGAGGCGCTCTATTGGGGTTAATCGGGTTTGGCCGTGATGTGACGGAGCGTAAGCAAGCTGCAGATGCCATCGAAAAAGCTGCACGCGACAAAACTACATTTATCTCCACTATTTCTCATGAGCTGAGAACCCCATTGAATGGCATTGTCGGATTAAGCCGAATGCTGCGTGATATGGAGCTTCCGGAAGAGCCTCATCGTTACATCAACACTATATTCTTAAGTGCGGTGACGTTAGGAAATATTTTCAATGACATTATTGATTTGGATAAGTTAGAACGTCGTCGACTCGAAGTGGCTCCCTCTGGGCTTAAGATGCCTGAATTGATTGCCGATATTAAGGCACTTTCAAGCCTTATGTGTAACGAAAAAAACTTGAGCTTTCGATATCAGCAAGAAGGCGAGCTGCCTTCTGTGGTTGAAGCTGATGGAACTCGCTTACGCCAGGTACTTTGGAACCTACTAGGCAATGCAGTTAAATTTACCAAAGATGGCTTTGTTGGGCTCGCAGTTAACATACAACCGATTCAAGATGATTGTGTCACCATCAGCTTTTGCATTCAAGATACAGGGCTAGGGATTGCTGACAGTGAACTGAATAGAATTTTCGAGATGTATTTCCAAGGTTCAGAGCAGGGTAAATCAAAAGGAGTTGGTACAGGAATTGGATTGTCGGTATCGCAGCAATTGGTTGAAGCAATGGGTGGTGATATTCAAGTGCAAAGTACTGTTGGCGAAGGTAGCGAGTTTAAGGTTCATTTGAGTTTTCCTGTCCTTGAAAGCGTCGAACAGTTGGATCTCGATAATATTGAGTTACCAGCGCTTTACGTACTGTTGGTGGAAGATATTGAGCTCAATGTTGTGGTTGCTAAGGCGGTTTTGGAAAAGCTCGGGTTCACGATTGATGTGGCTATGACCGGACAAGAAGCGTTGACCATGGCTCAGCAAGAAGAATACGATCTGTTTTTTTTAGATATTCAATTGCCTGATATGACCGGTTTTGACATAGCGGCTGAACTTGCAGTGGATCCCCAGTTAAGTGGCATCCCTCGAATTGCATTAACAGCTAACGTGGTTAGTGATCGTCAAGAGTACATCGATAAAGGCATGACTGATGTGGTGAGCAAGCCAATTGATACCAATATATTAATCCAAAGTTTAAGTGAGCTGTTTGATGTACAAACCGTCTACAAAGACGATGATGCTCCTGCTGAAATTGAGCCTGCACTCGTTCAAACAGAGTACTTAGACGATGATTTTGTACAGCAGATGATTGAAACTTTGGGCACGGAGTTGTTTGCCAAAAGCATTGCGCTGTTTGAAGCCACGATGCCGGAATATCTCGACGATCTTCACGCCAGTATGACGCGCAACGATGATAAGGAAACGGGTGAAATTGCGCATAAGATCAAAGGTGCCGCGGGCTCCATTGGACTTCAGCGAATCCAAGGTATTGCAGGAAAAGCACAGTATTCAGAGAACAAAGGTTGGAAAGAGAATATCGAAGCTTGGGTTGACGAGATTGAGAACTGCTACTCATCTGATATTGATCTCATTAAAGAGCAGTTGAAGGGCTGA
- the folE2 gene encoding GTP cyclohydrolase FolE2, which translates to MPKVMPDVAHQTSASQEGTLDWVGMSQIEVPMMVQADEAAPRQVSAKVEAMVNLIQPKAKGIHMSRLYLLLEQLSNESTLTLKTLNQLLADFITSHDDLSDAAKVRFSFDYHLQRASLISGKKGWKAYPVVLEGRINKGQFSTELQITVPYSSTCPCSAALARQLIQQAFSDKFGTTDALDSTEVHQWLGTTQGIIATPHSQRSLATIKVKLYSESEQIPVCAIIDSVEDALKTPVQAAVKREDEQEFARLNGQNLMFCEDAARRLKFAMNQISFVSDFWLRVDHLESLHAHDASAVTVKGLENGYQA; encoded by the coding sequence ATGCCAAAAGTAATGCCGGATGTAGCCCATCAAACAAGCGCCAGTCAAGAAGGGACGCTGGACTGGGTTGGCATGAGCCAGATCGAAGTACCTATGATGGTACAAGCCGATGAGGCCGCACCTCGACAGGTGTCCGCAAAAGTAGAAGCCATGGTCAACTTGATCCAACCCAAAGCAAAAGGCATTCATATGTCTCGGCTCTACTTGCTTCTCGAGCAATTATCGAACGAATCTACGCTCACGTTAAAAACGTTGAATCAGTTGTTGGCTGACTTCATTACTAGTCATGATGACCTCAGTGATGCAGCAAAAGTTCGTTTTTCTTTTGATTATCATCTTCAGCGTGCCAGCCTTATTAGTGGTAAAAAAGGGTGGAAAGCATACCCCGTAGTACTTGAAGGCCGCATTAACAAAGGTCAATTCTCCACTGAATTACAGATCACAGTGCCGTATTCCTCAACGTGCCCTTGTTCAGCGGCGCTTGCCCGACAGTTAATTCAACAAGCGTTTTCTGACAAATTTGGTACAACCGATGCACTAGACAGTACTGAAGTGCATCAGTGGCTTGGTACAACGCAAGGTATCATTGCTACGCCTCATAGTCAGCGTAGCCTTGCCACTATAAAGGTCAAGCTCTACTCTGAGTCCGAACAAATTCCAGTCTGCGCCATCATCGATAGTGTAGAGGACGCGCTTAAAACTCCTGTTCAAGCCGCCGTGAAACGAGAAGATGAGCAAGAGTTTGCTCGCCTGAACGGCCAAAACCTTATGTTCTGTGAAGATGCTGCCCGCAGACTCAAATTTGCCATGAACCAAATTTCCTTCGTCAGCGATTTTTGGCTTCGCGTGGATCACTTAGAAAGCCTCCATGCGCATGACGCGAGCGCCGTCACAGTGAAGGGGCTTGAGAACGGTTACCAAGCCTAA
- the gltB gene encoding glutamate synthase large subunit: protein MSLYDPTLTKDNCGFGLIAQMEGKPSHRLVRTAISALDRMQHRGAIAADGKTGDGCGLLMSKPETFFKAVAEENGWNLSRRFGVGMMFLSTDPIKAAYSREVVAEELQKETFEVAGWREVPTNTDILGEIALSTMPAIEHVFVNANPGWRKEDVERRLYMARRRIEKRLAEDKQFYICSLSNLVTIYKGLMMPVDLPNFYLDLADLRMQTSICLFHQRFSTNTSPQWPLAQPFRYLAHNGEINTIEGNRQWARARSYKFTSPLIPDLQDAAPFVNESGSDSSSLDNMLELFLSGGMDLFRAMRLLVPPAWQAHPNMDDDLKAFYDFNSMHMEPWDGPAGIVMSNGRHAACNLDRNGLRPARYVITRDGFITLASEVGIWDYEPDEVREKGRVGPGELLVIDTQTGKLWRSYEIDEDLKSRMPYKDWLSKHVKRLLPADQFDAEETDRRSLDDDGLKVHQKMFGYSNEEVDQVISVLGEQGQEATGSMGDDTPMAVLSSKNRSIYDYFRQKFAQVTNPPIDPLRENHVMSLATCIGSEQNIFNETLGHARRVLFESPILLYSDLLQLTQLGEEHYYHQVIDLNYDPAQESLEQAVVRICDEAEAHARSNAVLVILSDRGLEQGKLPVPAAMATGAVQKRLVDESLRCDTNIVVETGSARDPHQFAVLLGFGATAVYPYLAYETLAALAEAGTLSVDKHTALMNFRKGINKGLYKIMSKMGISTIASYRCSQLFEAVGIHDDVIEMCFKGVTARIQGANFEDFQQDTVNLARLAWIPRKSLEQGGLLKYVHNGEYHAYNPDVVNTLQKAVTSGDRVHYDAYADLVNNRPISSLRDLLALKSDIEPISIDQVEPVEALYPRFDTAAMSIGALSPEAHEALAIAMNRLGGNSNSGEGGEDPARFNSERVSNIKQIASGRFGVTPHYLVNAKVLQIKVAQGAKPGEGGQLPGKKVSQSIAKLRFSVPGVTLISPPPHHDIYSIEDLAQLIFDLKQVNPDALVSVKLVSEPGVGTIATGVAKAYADLVTVSGYDGGTGASPLTSVKYAGSPWELGLVETQQALVENGLRDKIRLQVDGGLKTGLDVIKGAILGAESFGFGTGPMVALGCKYLRICHLNNCATGVATQNEKLRDEHFIGLPEMVMNYFKFVAQEVREIMASLGVAKLTDLIGRTDLLEALEGTTAKQAKLDLSDVLEAPVSPEGKEVFWQHVNTPYDKAELNEQIVTDAKEAIANKSGGTFSYSVRNTDRSVGARISGEVAKLWGNQGMASDPIRINLTGTAGQSFGVWNAGGIEMFLTGDANDYVGKGMTGGKLVIAAPKGSEFVSAKSTIVGNTCLYGATGGRLYAAGRGGERFGVRNSGSIAVVEGVGDNGLEYMTGGIVTVLGKTGVNFGAGMTGGFAYVYDEDGRFNERLNPELVEALSVSELAIHKEHLKETLEQHLALTGSERAATLLADFDNVVSQVYLVKPIAAKLEDLLGTSSRQEPELRVVAQ from the coding sequence ATGAGTCTATACGACCCAACACTTACCAAAGACAATTGCGGCTTTGGTTTGATTGCGCAGATGGAAGGTAAACCAAGCCACCGCTTGGTCCGAACGGCCATCTCTGCGCTGGATCGTATGCAGCATCGCGGCGCGATTGCAGCAGATGGTAAAACAGGAGACGGTTGCGGACTGTTAATGTCCAAACCCGAAACATTTTTCAAAGCCGTTGCCGAAGAAAATGGCTGGAATTTAAGCCGTCGTTTTGGCGTCGGTATGATGTTCCTGAGCACCGATCCAATTAAAGCAGCATATTCTCGCGAAGTCGTTGCCGAAGAATTGCAAAAAGAAACCTTTGAAGTCGCAGGTTGGCGCGAAGTACCAACCAATACCGACATATTGGGCGAAATTGCATTATCGACCATGCCTGCCATTGAGCACGTGTTCGTCAACGCTAATCCAGGTTGGCGTAAAGAAGACGTTGAGCGCCGCTTGTATATGGCACGTCGTCGTATCGAAAAGCGCCTCGCTGAAGATAAGCAGTTCTACATTTGTAGCCTCTCTAACCTTGTAACAATTTACAAAGGTTTGATGATGCCGGTGGACTTGCCGAACTTTTATTTGGATTTAGCTGATTTACGCATGCAAACATCGATTTGTTTGTTCCATCAGCGTTTCTCAACAAATACGTCTCCTCAATGGCCATTAGCTCAGCCGTTCCGCTACCTTGCGCACAATGGTGAAATTAACACCATTGAAGGCAACCGCCAGTGGGCCCGTGCACGTAGCTACAAGTTTACATCGCCATTGATTCCTGACTTGCAAGATGCTGCGCCATTTGTGAACGAATCTGGCTCTGACTCTTCTAGCCTCGACAACATGCTCGAGCTGTTCTTGTCAGGCGGCATGGACTTATTCCGTGCCATGCGCTTACTTGTGCCACCTGCGTGGCAAGCGCATCCGAACATGGATGATGACCTCAAAGCATTCTACGACTTCAACTCTATGCACATGGAACCATGGGATGGTCCAGCGGGCATCGTTATGAGTAATGGTCGTCATGCAGCGTGTAACCTCGATCGGAACGGTCTTCGCCCTGCTCGATACGTGATCACCCGTGATGGATTCATCACCTTGGCTTCGGAAGTAGGTATTTGGGACTATGAACCTGATGAAGTTCGTGAAAAAGGCCGAGTTGGCCCTGGCGAACTTCTGGTGATAGATACCCAAACCGGTAAATTGTGGCGCAGCTACGAGATCGACGAAGATCTTAAGAGCCGTATGCCATACAAAGATTGGCTGTCGAAGCACGTAAAACGCTTGCTTCCAGCAGACCAATTTGACGCTGAAGAAACCGATCGCCGTAGCTTGGACGATGATGGCCTCAAAGTGCATCAGAAAATGTTCGGCTACAGCAATGAAGAAGTTGATCAGGTCATTAGCGTATTGGGTGAACAAGGCCAAGAAGCCACAGGCTCTATGGGTGACGACACCCCTATGGCGGTGCTCAGTTCCAAGAACCGAAGCATTTATGACTACTTCCGCCAGAAATTTGCACAGGTGACCAACCCTCCTATCGATCCATTGCGTGAAAACCACGTGATGTCGTTAGCCACCTGTATTGGTTCTGAGCAAAATATTTTTAATGAAACGCTCGGCCACGCTCGCCGTGTATTGTTCGAATCGCCTATTCTGTTGTACAGCGATTTACTTCAACTCACTCAGCTAGGCGAAGAGCATTATTATCATCAAGTGATCGACTTGAACTACGACCCTGCACAAGAGTCATTAGAGCAAGCCGTGGTTCGCATATGTGATGAAGCAGAAGCTCATGCTCGCAGCAATGCCGTATTAGTCATATTATCTGACCGCGGCCTTGAACAAGGCAAACTGCCTGTGCCAGCAGCAATGGCAACCGGCGCAGTACAAAAACGTTTAGTTGACGAAAGCCTCCGTTGCGATACCAACATTGTGGTTGAAACAGGTTCAGCACGAGACCCTCATCAGTTTGCTGTATTGCTTGGTTTTGGTGCCACTGCGGTTTATCCGTACTTGGCTTACGAAACACTCGCAGCACTCGCTGAAGCAGGTACATTGTCTGTCGACAAGCACACAGCATTGATGAACTTCCGTAAAGGTATCAATAAAGGCCTTTACAAGATCATGTCAAAAATGGGCATCAGCACTATTGCCAGCTATCGTTGCTCGCAATTATTCGAAGCCGTTGGTATTCACGATGACGTGATAGAAATGTGCTTTAAAGGCGTGACTGCTCGCATTCAAGGCGCCAACTTTGAAGACTTCCAGCAAGATACAGTGAATCTTGCACGCTTAGCGTGGATTCCACGTAAGAGCTTGGAACAAGGCGGCTTGCTAAAGTATGTTCATAACGGCGAATACCATGCCTACAACCCCGATGTGGTGAATACGCTCCAGAAAGCCGTCACCTCTGGTGACCGTGTGCATTACGATGCGTATGCTGATTTGGTCAATAATCGACCTATCTCCTCACTCCGAGATTTACTGGCGCTGAAATCAGACATCGAGCCCATCAGCATTGATCAGGTTGAGCCGGTCGAAGCCCTTTATCCTCGATTTGACACCGCTGCGATGTCCATTGGAGCATTGAGCCCTGAAGCGCACGAAGCGTTGGCCATTGCCATGAATCGCTTAGGCGGAAACTCAAATTCAGGTGAAGGCGGAGAAGATCCTGCTCGCTTCAATTCTGAGCGCGTTTCTAACATCAAACAAATTGCATCAGGGCGCTTTGGTGTCACACCACACTATTTAGTGAATGCCAAAGTTCTTCAGATTAAAGTGGCCCAAGGTGCAAAACCAGGTGAAGGCGGTCAATTACCGGGCAAGAAAGTGAGCCAAAGTATTGCTAAGCTCCGCTTCTCTGTTCCAGGTGTGACACTTATTTCCCCACCACCGCACCACGACATCTATTCAATCGAAGATTTAGCTCAGCTTATTTTCGATTTGAAACAAGTAAACCCAGACGCTTTAGTTTCTGTGAAACTTGTGTCTGAACCCGGTGTTGGCACTATTGCCACGGGTGTTGCAAAAGCATACGCCGACTTAGTAACCGTTTCAGGTTATGACGGTGGTACTGGCGCAAGTCCTCTCACATCTGTCAAATATGCAGGTTCGCCTTGGGAATTGGGTCTTGTGGAGACTCAGCAAGCCTTGGTTGAAAATGGACTTCGCGACAAGATCCGATTACAAGTCGACGGCGGTTTGAAAACAGGTTTAGATGTCATCAAAGGCGCCATTTTAGGTGCTGAAAGCTTCGGCTTTGGTACAGGTCCAATGGTTGCATTAGGTTGTAAATACCTGCGTATTTGTCACCTCAATAACTGCGCGACAGGTGTTGCAACTCAAAACGAAAAACTACGTGACGAGCACTTTATCGGCTTGCCTGAAATGGTCATGAACTACTTTAAGTTTGTGGCTCAGGAAGTGCGTGAAATTATGGCTTCATTGGGCGTGGCAAAACTCACCGACTTGATTGGCCGTACCGATCTACTCGAAGCGCTCGAAGGTACCACCGCCAAACAAGCTAAGCTTGATTTGAGCGATGTGCTTGAAGCCCCAGTGTCTCCAGAAGGCAAAGAAGTTTTCTGGCAGCACGTCAATACCCCTTACGATAAGGCGGAATTGAACGAACAAATCGTCACCGATGCGAAAGAAGCGATTGCAAACAAGTCAGGGGGAACCTTCTCTTACTCTGTTCGCAATACTGACCGTTCTGTTGGCGCTCGCATTAGCGGTGAAGTTGCTAAGCTTTGGGGCAACCAAGGCATGGCATCGGATCCCATCCGCATTAACTTAACCGGTACTGCAGGGCAAAGCTTCGGTGTTTGGAATGCTGGCGGCATCGAAATGTTCTTAACCGGCGACGCCAACGATTACGTAGGCAAAGGCATGACCGGTGGTAAGTTGGTGATTGCAGCGCCCAAAGGCAGCGAGTTTGTTAGCGCCAAATCAACCATCGTGGGCAACACCTGTTTATACGGTGCAACCGGCGGGCGTTTATATGCAGCTGGCCGCGGCGGTGAACGCTTTGGTGTTCGTAACTCAGGCTCTATTGCTGTCGTTGAAGGCGTAGGTGATAACGGTTTGGAATACATGACAGGCGGTATTGTCACTGTACTCGGCAAAACCGGCGTCAACTTTGGCGCAGGTATGACCGGCGGTTTTGCGTACGTGTATGACGAAGACGGTCGCTTTAACGAACGTTTGAATCCTGAATTGGTAGAAGCGCTGAGTGTCAGCGAACTGGCAATTCATAAAGAACACTTGAAAGAAACCTTAGAGCAGCATTTAGCACTCACAGGTTCTGAGCGCGCAGCGACATTACTCGCTGACTTTGACAATGTGGTCAGCCAAGTTTACTTGGTCAAACCTATCGCAGCTAAGCTTGAAGATCTGCTGGGAACATCCAGCCGTCAAGAGCCTGAACTGCGCGTCGTCGCTCAATAA
- a CDS encoding FAD-dependent oxidoreductase, whose translation MSNNFQFLDVNRVDPTKKDIDTRKVEFVEIYEPFSQEQVNDQSDRCLDCGNPYCEWKCPVHNYIPNWLELAKQGRIMEAAELCHQTNSLPEVCGRVCPQDRLCEGACTLNEQFGAVTIGNVEKYITDKAFEMGWRPDMSKVVKTDKKVAIVGAGPAGLAAADILARNGVQAVVFDKYPEIGGLLTFGIPSFKLEKSVMELRREIFEGMGIEFRLNTEVGKDVQFQDLVDGYDAVFLGMGTYTSMKGGFPGEDSQGVYDALPFLIANTNKVMDYPQDESDYINMTNKKVVVLGGGDTAMDCVRTSVRQDAEQVICAYRRDEENMPGSRREVQNAREEGVEFMFNLQPLEIVSNDAGQVIGVKMVKTQLGEPDANGRRRPEPIEGSEHVLDADAVLIAFGFQPSPAPWFANFGINLDKWDRVVAAEQQTFPYQTSNEKVFAGGDMVRGSDLVVTAIAEGRNAAEGILDYIGA comes from the coding sequence ATGAGTAATAACTTTCAATTCCTCGACGTCAATCGAGTTGACCCGACTAAGAAAGACATCGATACCCGCAAAGTAGAGTTCGTGGAGATCTACGAACCCTTTTCCCAAGAGCAGGTGAACGATCAATCTGATCGCTGCTTGGATTGTGGTAACCCGTATTGTGAGTGGAAGTGCCCAGTTCACAACTATATTCCGAACTGGCTAGAGCTGGCGAAGCAAGGTCGCATCATGGAAGCGGCGGAGTTATGTCACCAGACCAATAGCTTGCCTGAAGTCTGTGGACGAGTATGTCCACAAGATCGTTTGTGTGAAGGTGCATGTACGCTAAACGAACAGTTCGGTGCGGTGACCATTGGTAATGTTGAAAAATACATCACCGATAAAGCATTCGAAATGGGCTGGCGTCCGGACATGTCTAAGGTCGTCAAGACAGACAAGAAAGTCGCCATTGTTGGTGCCGGGCCTGCGGGTCTTGCAGCAGCGGATATTCTCGCGCGTAACGGTGTCCAAGCTGTGGTATTCGATAAGTACCCAGAAATTGGTGGACTCCTCACTTTTGGTATTCCGTCATTCAAGCTGGAAAAATCTGTGATGGAGTTACGTCGCGAGATTTTTGAAGGCATGGGCATTGAATTTCGCTTGAACACAGAAGTGGGCAAAGACGTTCAGTTCCAAGACTTGGTCGACGGCTACGATGCAGTGTTCTTAGGCATGGGAACTTACACCTCGATGAAAGGTGGTTTCCCTGGTGAAGATTCGCAAGGCGTTTACGACGCTCTGCCATTTCTCATTGCCAACACCAACAAAGTCATGGACTACCCACAGGATGAGAGCGATTACATCAACATGACCAACAAAAAGGTGGTGGTGTTAGGTGGGGGTGATACGGCAATGGATTGTGTTCGTACATCCGTTCGTCAAGACGCAGAACAAGTCATTTGTGCATACCGCCGAGATGAAGAAAACATGCCAGGCTCTCGCCGCGAAGTACAAAACGCTCGCGAAGAAGGTGTGGAGTTCATGTTCAACTTGCAGCCATTAGAGATCGTCAGCAATGACGCAGGCCAAGTGATCGGCGTTAAAATGGTGAAAACCCAATTAGGTGAGCCAGATGCCAACGGTCGTCGTCGCCCAGAGCCAATTGAAGGATCTGAGCACGTTCTGGATGCTGACGCGGTTCTGATTGCATTCGGTTTCCAACCCAGTCCTGCGCCTTGGTTTGCCAACTTTGGTATTAACCTCGACAAATGGGACCGTGTGGTCGCTGCGGAACAGCAAACCTTCCCATATCAAACCAGCAACGAGAAAGTGTTTGCTGGCGGCGATATGGTGCGTGGCTCTGATCTTGTAGTCACAGCAATTGCTGAAGGTCGTAACGCTGCTGAAGGCATCTTGGATTACATCGGTGCCTAA
- a CDS encoding YecH family metal-binding protein produces the protein MSESIHGHQVMQMMLESSTTYTQHSLKSAMVERFGANAVFHTCKMKNMDADALIEFLTHKGKFVETEGGFTTHSDKICSH, from the coding sequence ATGAGCGAATCGATTCATGGCCATCAAGTGATGCAAATGATGTTGGAATCAAGCACAACCTATACGCAACACAGCCTTAAATCAGCCATGGTTGAACGCTTTGGCGCCAATGCGGTATTTCATACCTGCAAAATGAAAAATATGGATGCCGATGCACTCATTGAGTTTTTGACGCACAAAGGTAAGTTTGTCGAAACAGAGGGCGGCTTTACCACTCATTCCGACAAAATATGTAGCCATTAA